A region from the Leeia speluncae genome encodes:
- the lepA gene encoding translation elongation factor 4, producing MEHIRNFSIIAHIDHGKSTLADRFIQFCGGLEAREMSSQVLDSMDIEKERGITIKAQTAALSYKALDGNVYNLNLIDTPGHVDFSYEVSRSLAACEGALLVVDASQGVEAQTVANCYTAIEQNVEVVPVLNKIDLPAAEPERVSEEIEDIIGIDATDAVRASAKSGIGIQDILETVVAKIPPPKGDLTAPLKALIIDSWFDNYVGVVMLVRVVDGELKPKDKILFMSSKAQYLCEQVGVFTPKSVQRTSLKAGEVGFVIAGIKELKNAKVGDTITIANKPASEALPGFKEIKSQVFAGLYPVESHDYENLRDSLEKLQLNDASLHFEPEVSQALGFGFRCGFLGLLHMEIVQERLEREFDMDLITTAPTVVYQVQMKDGELLEVENPSKLPDLAKVEEIREPIITAHILVPPDYLGAVMTLCNNKRGVQKNMQYLGRQVMLTYDLPMNEVVMDFFDKLKSVSRGYASLDYDFKEFLPADLVKLDILVNGDKVDALSLIVHRANSVYRGRELVSKMRELIPRQMYDVAVQAAIGANIIARENVKAMRKDVLAKCYGGDITRKKKLLEKQKAGKKRMKQVGNVEIPQEAFLAILQVSDK from the coding sequence ATGGAACATATTCGTAACTTTTCTATCATTGCTCACATCGATCACGGTAAATCGACGCTAGCCGATCGTTTTATCCAATTCTGCGGTGGACTAGAAGCGCGAGAGATGTCATCGCAAGTGCTGGATTCAATGGATATTGAAAAGGAGCGCGGTATTACGATTAAAGCCCAAACTGCGGCGTTATCGTATAAAGCATTAGATGGAAATGTGTACAATCTAAACCTAATTGATACTCCTGGACACGTTGACTTTTCTTACGAAGTTAGCCGGTCTTTAGCTGCTTGCGAAGGGGCATTGTTGGTTGTTGATGCTTCTCAGGGTGTGGAAGCACAAACCGTAGCAAACTGTTATACCGCGATTGAGCAAAATGTAGAGGTTGTACCAGTACTTAACAAAATTGATTTGCCTGCCGCAGAGCCAGAGCGTGTTAGTGAAGAAATTGAAGATATTATTGGTATCGATGCGACTGATGCGGTAAGAGCTTCTGCAAAAAGTGGCATCGGTATTCAAGACATCCTTGAGACAGTTGTAGCTAAAATCCCACCTCCTAAAGGCGATTTAACCGCACCACTAAAAGCACTGATTATTGATAGTTGGTTTGACAACTATGTAGGCGTTGTGATGTTGGTCAGAGTGGTTGATGGTGAGCTGAAACCAAAAGATAAAATTTTGTTCATGAGCTCAAAGGCTCAGTATCTTTGCGAACAAGTTGGTGTGTTCACGCCAAAATCTGTGCAACGGACTTCGCTAAAAGCAGGTGAAGTAGGGTTCGTGATTGCAGGCATTAAAGAACTAAAAAATGCAAAGGTCGGTGATACTATTACGATCGCAAACAAGCCAGCTTCTGAAGCTTTACCTGGTTTTAAAGAAATCAAATCTCAAGTGTTTGCCGGTTTATATCCTGTTGAAAGTCATGATTATGAGAACTTACGTGACTCATTGGAAAAGCTGCAACTAAACGATGCGAGTTTGCATTTTGAACCCGAGGTGTCACAAGCCTTAGGGTTTGGTTTCCGTTGCGGCTTTTTAGGCCTACTTCACATGGAGATTGTGCAAGAGCGTCTAGAGCGTGAGTTTGATATGGATTTGATTACAACCGCGCCGACAGTGGTTTATCAAGTTCAAATGAAAGATGGCGAATTGCTTGAAGTAGAGAACCCTTCAAAACTTCCTGACTTAGCCAAGGTCGAAGAGATCCGTGAACCGATTATTACTGCTCATATTCTAGTTCCTCCAGATTATCTAGGGGCGGTAATGACCTTGTGTAATAACAAGCGTGGCGTTCAAAAGAATATGCAGTATTTAGGTCGACAAGTAATGTTGACTTATGATTTGCCAATGAATGAAGTCGTGATGGATTTCTTCGATAAACTGAAATCCGTTAGCCGTGGCTATGCTTCTCTAGACTATGATTTTAAAGAGTTTTTGCCTGCAGATTTGGTTAAGCTAGATATCTTGGTAAACGGTGATAAGGTTGATGCGTTGTCGTTAATTGTGCACCGTGCCAACAGTGTGTACAGAGGTCGTGAGTTAGTTAGCAAAATGCGTGAACTGATTCCTCGCCAAATGTATGACGTGGCGGTTCAGGCGGCGATTGGTGCAAACATTATTGCACGTGAAAACGTTAAGGCGATGCGTAAAGACGTTTTGGCAAAATGTTATGGTGGTGATATTACGCGTAAGAAGAAACTGCTAGAAAAGCAAAAAGCTGGTAAGAAACGTATGAAGCAAGTGGGTAATGTGGAGATTCCACAAGAAGCCTTCTTGGCAATTTTGCAAGTTAGTGACAAATAA
- the lepB gene encoding signal peptidase I, whose product MNWMAMWSIAAVVGIVLVVVGSKSPRSETGEAPAALQFGYMALVVGLFGLVGYQTSLALAMLLFVLISGVVWVLDKWVWAKKRAKDQRQHDAVELLAGLFPVIGVVFVVRSFLFEPFTIPSSSMRPGLIPGDFILVNRFAYGVRVPVSNQVMIDTGKPARGDVMVFHYPPEPTKDFIKRVVGLPGDEVLYKNKQLFINNKEIPQEWVGDAEYPRDGQFLPVPVKQFKETLGNATHLMQQVEGAPSVNHLGVQQFPHRENCSYALDDSWFKCKVPAGQYFMMGDNRDDSSDGRYWGFVPDENIVGKAVVIWFNWPELSRVGTVIR is encoded by the coding sequence ATGAATTGGATGGCCATGTGGTCGATTGCCGCTGTTGTCGGGATCGTTTTGGTTGTTGTTGGTTCAAAATCACCAAGATCTGAAACCGGAGAGGCACCAGCAGCTTTACAATTTGGCTATATGGCCTTAGTTGTTGGGCTTTTTGGTTTGGTGGGTTATCAAACTAGTCTAGCGCTAGCAATGCTTCTTTTTGTGCTGATTTCCGGTGTGGTGTGGGTACTTGATAAATGGGTATGGGCTAAAAAGCGAGCGAAAGACCAACGTCAGCATGATGCAGTTGAGCTTTTAGCTGGTTTGTTTCCGGTGATTGGAGTGGTATTTGTTGTTCGCTCTTTCTTGTTCGAACCTTTTACCATTCCTTCGAGCTCAATGCGTCCGGGCCTCATCCCTGGTGATTTTATTTTAGTAAATCGCTTTGCTTATGGTGTTCGTGTTCCCGTATCAAATCAGGTGATGATTGATACAGGTAAGCCAGCAAGAGGGGATGTGATGGTATTTCACTATCCTCCAGAACCAACTAAAGACTTTATCAAGCGTGTTGTTGGATTACCTGGTGATGAAGTGCTTTATAAGAATAAGCAGTTATTCATCAATAATAAGGAAATTCCGCAGGAATGGGTTGGTGATGCTGAATACCCAAGAGATGGACAATTCTTGCCTGTACCAGTAAAGCAGTTTAAAGAAACGCTTGGAAATGCAACGCATTTGATGCAGCAAGTTGAAGGAGCTCCTTCGGTCAATCATTTAGGTGTTCAACAGTTTCCACATAGAGAAAACTGTAGTTATGCGTTAGATGATTCATGGTTTAAATGTAAGGTTCCTGCTGGTCAGTACTTTATGATGGGTGATAACAGAGATGATAGTTCAGATGGCCGCTACTGGGGGTTTGTGCCTGACGAAAATATAGTGGGTAAAGCGGTGGTTATCTGGTTTAATTGGCCAGAGTTAAGTCGTGTCGGTACTGTAATTCGTTAA
- a CDS encoding DUF4845 domain-containing protein, translating to MRFLQNKKKQAGVSLLGVLFWGVFIGAGVLLGFKVFPGYSEFMEVKRALSRTAEKGGQPNDLRDSFDKNVQAGYIKTISAKDLIIEPVGQNFRLSVSYQYKVPLIANATLILDFNSSAQTGS from the coding sequence ATGAGATTTTTGCAAAACAAGAAAAAGCAAGCTGGTGTTTCCCTGCTCGGAGTCTTATTTTGGGGCGTGTTTATTGGGGCTGGCGTGTTGTTAGGATTTAAAGTTTTCCCGGGTTACTCGGAATTCATGGAAGTAAAACGTGCATTATCTCGTACGGCGGAAAAAGGTGGTCAGCCGAATGATCTGCGAGATAGTTTCGATAAAAATGTACAAGCCGGCTATATTAAAACAATCAGTGCTAAGGATTTGATTATTGAGCCAGTAGGCCAAAATTTTAGACTTAGCGTGTCGTACCAGTATAAAGTGCCATTAATAGCTAATGCCACATTGATATTGGATTTTAATTCAAGTGCTCAAACGGGTTCTTGA
- the rnc gene encoding ribonuclease III has product MQRKENEQVLQESIGYQFKKQSLLRQALTHRSYGIPHNERLEFLGDSVLSLSLSALLYDRFPLLSEGELSRMRANLVNQQALCEIASKLNVGEMLWLGEGELKSGGRSRPSILADALEALMGAIYLDGGLPAAKNWIDQLYLPMLDYLDPKTVGKDPKTLLQEFLQGRKLPLPLYRVIKTEGAVHEQQFEVECEVSKFNLKIVAVGLSRRLAEQKAAAEMLPVIEGILKNKKHG; this is encoded by the coding sequence ATGCAAAGAAAAGAAAATGAACAGGTGCTTCAGGAGTCAATAGGGTATCAGTTCAAAAAACAAAGTTTATTAAGGCAGGCTCTCACACACAGAAGTTATGGGATTCCTCATAATGAAAGGTTAGAGTTTTTAGGCGATAGTGTATTGTCACTGTCGCTTTCTGCTTTATTGTATGACCGTTTTCCGTTGTTATCTGAAGGCGAACTTTCTCGCATGCGTGCTAATTTGGTGAATCAACAGGCACTTTGTGAGATCGCCTCTAAGCTCAATGTTGGCGAAATGTTGTGGTTAGGAGAGGGTGAGCTAAAAAGTGGCGGCCGTTCTAGACCTTCCATTTTAGCCGATGCATTAGAAGCCTTGATGGGAGCAATTTACTTAGATGGTGGATTGCCAGCAGCAAAAAATTGGATAGATCAATTGTATCTCCCAATGCTTGATTATCTTGATCCTAAAACTGTTGGTAAAGACCCTAAAACACTACTTCAAGAGTTTTTGCAGGGACGTAAGTTACCGTTGCCACTTTATCGTGTAATAAAAACGGAAGGTGCTGTTCATGAGCAGCAATTCGAAGTGGAATGTGAAGTGTCAAAATTTAATCTGAAAATTGTTGCGGTAGGACTAAGCCGGCGTTTGGCTGAACAAAAAGCGGCGGCAGAAATGCTTCCTGTCATTGAAGGTATTTTAAAGAACAAAAAGCATGGATGA
- the era gene encoding GTPase Era: protein MDEIKQDQMDESQEAGFRCGYVAIVGRPNVGKSTLLNHLVGQKISITSRKAQTTRHRITGIFTDEKCQLIYVDTPGWQTKHRTAMHQAMNRSVTSALNAIDVVLFVIEAGRYTKEDEDVLKRLPAKVPVVLVINKADRLKEDKPRLLAFMKEMSEKHSFAAIVPVIAQYGHKLDVLTEAFMPCIPEGDAIYDEDQITDRSERFLAAEIVREKIFRLLGDELPYAMNVFIEKFEIEGSLRRIHAAVMVDKPGQKAILIGKGGEKLKRIATEARIDMETLFDGKVFLQVWVKVKGGWADDTRVLREFGFE, encoded by the coding sequence ATGGATGAAATTAAGCAAGATCAAATGGATGAATCTCAAGAGGCGGGATTTCGCTGCGGATATGTAGCGATTGTAGGCCGACCAAACGTTGGTAAGTCAACCTTGCTAAATCATCTTGTTGGCCAGAAGATTAGTATTACATCTCGTAAGGCACAAACAACGCGTCATCGAATTACGGGCATTTTCACCGATGAGAAATGCCAGTTAATTTATGTAGATACCCCTGGTTGGCAGACGAAACATCGTACAGCTATGCACCAGGCAATGAATAGAAGTGTGACTTCTGCATTGAATGCAATCGACGTGGTTTTGTTTGTAATTGAAGCTGGACGCTACACCAAAGAAGATGAAGATGTATTAAAAAGATTGCCAGCCAAAGTGCCTGTTGTGCTTGTGATTAATAAGGCGGATCGTCTAAAAGAGGACAAGCCAAGATTACTAGCATTTATGAAGGAAATGTCAGAGAAGCATTCTTTTGCTGCGATTGTGCCTGTGATTGCGCAATATGGTCATAAATTAGATGTGTTAACAGAAGCATTTATGCCATGCATTCCTGAGGGGGATGCCATTTACGATGAAGATCAAATTACTGATCGCAGTGAACGCTTTTTGGCCGCTGAAATCGTGCGTGAAAAAATCTTCCGCTTGTTAGGTGATGAACTGCCATACGCAATGAATGTCTTTATCGAGAAGTTTGAAATTGAGGGCTCTCTTCGACGCATTCATGCCGCTGTAATGGTGGATAAGCCGGGCCAAAAAGCTATTTTGATTGGTAAAGGTGGCGAGAAACTAAAGCGGATAGCGACAGAGGCTCGCATCGATATGGAAACACTGTTTGATGGTAAGGTGTTTTTACAGGTGTGGGTAAAAGTTAAAGGTGGCTGGGCGGATGATACACGAGTACTTCGTGAGTTCGGGTTCGAATAA
- the recO gene encoding DNA repair protein RecO, with amino-acid sequence MHKKDGKVEAQKGYVIHTYPYKETSLILDVFTEQYGRVSIVARGARRPNSAIRSVLLPFQLLEFSWFGKSELKTLHKIEWCGGVRALAGNALISGYYLNELLIALLPKEDSIEPQFFWTYHHTVKSLADEIFEHSAIRYYELALLRSAGYGFHAVIEEHALPILPEKTYRYRYEYGIGLHDGVLTPLDFSITGELIQVLSKGDVIEKHLRKEARQFLAWLLKFALPEQHSLQSQVLIQKIYALQD; translated from the coding sequence ATGCATAAAAAAGATGGAAAGGTTGAGGCGCAAAAGGGGTATGTGATACATACATACCCCTATAAAGAAACTAGTCTCATCCTAGATGTGTTCACTGAGCAATATGGACGTGTCTCCATTGTCGCAAGGGGGGCACGGCGCCCAAATTCTGCAATTCGTTCAGTCTTATTGCCTTTTCAATTACTGGAATTTAGTTGGTTTGGTAAGTCTGAGCTCAAAACACTTCATAAAATAGAGTGGTGTGGCGGTGTTAGGGCGTTAGCGGGTAATGCGCTTATTAGTGGCTATTACTTAAATGAATTATTGATTGCCTTGCTCCCAAAAGAAGACTCGATAGAGCCTCAATTCTTTTGGACTTATCACCATACGGTTAAGTCACTTGCAGACGAGATATTTGAGCATTCTGCAATTCGATATTATGAATTGGCTTTGCTTAGGAGTGCAGGGTATGGTTTTCATGCAGTGATAGAGGAGCATGCGCTACCAATATTGCCAGAAAAAACTTATCGCTACCGATACGAATATGGAATTGGCTTGCATGATGGAGTTCTCACTCCGCTGGATTTCTCTATCACTGGAGAGTTGATTCAGGTATTGTCTAAGGGTGACGTGATTGAAAAGCATTTAAGAAAAGAAGCGCGGCAATTTCTCGCTTGGCTACTTAAATTTGCTTTACCAGAACAACACTCCCTTCAGAGTCAGGTTTTAATTCAAAAAATTTATGCACTTCAAGACTGA
- the nagZ gene encoding beta-N-acetylhexosaminidase: MTVVTQHIPLGPIIVDIASTELTSLERTRLKHPMVGGVILFARNFESIEQLIKLTAEIRAIRKPSLLISVDHEGGRVQRFKKGFTRIPAMSVFGELWAQDEYKAKTLAEKTGYVLAAELRASGVDFSFAPVLDLDFGRSSVIGNRAFHSNPQVVASIAKSVIRGMKLAGMHPCGKHFPGHGYVEVDSHVGIPSDDRGYEDIHSADIYPYRQLFDAGLTAIMPAHVIYSKVDAKPAGFSRVWLQEILRSRLGFDGVIISDALDMEGASFAGSTFTQRVATAIDAGCDLVLATNRPEDTDRMLEELKLPVNAVSLTRLARLHGEPDPHLTWEKLKNDIAFQATRLEVSALVGEKTDAMWGANVGE, encoded by the coding sequence ATGACTGTCGTGACTCAGCATATACCCCTTGGGCCTATTATTGTCGATATTGCTTCAACTGAATTAACTTCGTTGGAAAGAACTCGATTAAAACACCCAATGGTAGGGGGGGTGATTTTATTTGCTAGAAACTTCGAGTCAATTGAACAACTGATTAAGTTAACTGCAGAGATTCGAGCCATAAGAAAGCCTTCGCTGTTGATTTCGGTTGACCATGAAGGGGGGCGGGTTCAACGTTTTAAAAAGGGCTTCACTAGAATTCCTGCGATGTCGGTGTTTGGGGAGTTATGGGCACAGGACGAATACAAAGCAAAAACGTTGGCCGAAAAAACAGGCTATGTCCTTGCTGCCGAGTTAAGGGCGTCAGGTGTTGATTTTAGTTTTGCGCCAGTCTTGGATTTGGATTTTGGTCGTTCTTCAGTGATTGGTAATCGTGCGTTTCATTCTAATCCGCAAGTGGTAGCAAGCATTGCAAAATCGGTGATTAGAGGGATGAAGTTGGCAGGAATGCATCCATGTGGAAAACATTTTCCGGGTCATGGGTATGTAGAGGTGGATTCACATGTTGGAATACCTTCAGACGACAGGGGGTACGAAGACATTCACTCGGCTGACATTTATCCGTATCGGCAGTTGTTTGATGCTGGCTTAACTGCGATCATGCCTGCACATGTCATTTATTCTAAAGTGGATGCTAAGCCAGCAGGGTTCTCGCGTGTTTGGTTGCAAGAGATATTAAGGTCGAGGCTGGGGTTTGACGGCGTGATCATTAGTGATGCTTTAGATATGGAAGGCGCATCATTTGCAGGATCCACTTTTACACAGCGTGTGGCAACGGCGATTGATGCAGGTTGCGATTTAGTATTGGCAACAAATCGACCGGAAGATACAGATCGAATGCTGGAAGAGTTAAAGCTGCCAGTTAATGCTGTTTCGCTGACGAGGCTGGCAAGATTGCATGGGGAGCCAGATCCGCATCTTACTTGGGAAAAATTGAAAAATGACATTGCATTTCAAGCCACTAGACTTGAAGTCTCAGCTCTAGTTGGGGAAAAAACAGATGCGATGTGGGGTGCTAACGTGGGAGAGTAG
- a CDS encoding CoA pyrophosphatase — MNTFQLWSAIDRLNKEELTQLLTSCFSRSLSNPTLVEPASELRQAAVLIPFIIDDGKINILLTKRSLNLPSHQGQVCFPGGKVDLSDRSTTETALRETFEEIGIAREDIRPIGALLPLPTVSQFNIHPIIGLISRKAHYNLSTSEVEQVFELPLLQLLNPDALKKEKIIRWQKEHTIHVIAYNGFYIWGATASLLVQLRELILSNASFAELATLPR; from the coding sequence ATGAATACTTTCCAACTATGGTCGGCAATCGATAGATTAAACAAGGAGGAATTAACACAGTTACTGACCTCTTGTTTTTCACGTAGCCTTAGCAATCCAACTTTAGTCGAACCAGCTTCTGAGTTACGTCAAGCAGCAGTGCTTATCCCATTTATTATTGATGATGGAAAAATAAATATATTACTCACCAAGCGCAGTCTGAATTTGCCATCGCACCAGGGGCAAGTTTGCTTTCCGGGAGGGAAAGTTGATTTATCAGATAGAAGCACAACAGAAACAGCGCTGCGTGAAACCTTTGAAGAAATAGGAATTGCCAGAGAAGACATTCGACCAATCGGAGCCCTATTACCGCTACCAACTGTTAGCCAATTTAATATCCATCCAATTATCGGCCTCATCAGCCGAAAGGCCCACTACAACCTTTCAACAAGTGAAGTAGAGCAAGTTTTTGAACTACCTTTACTACAACTACTTAATCCTGATGCCCTCAAAAAGGAAAAAATTATCCGATGGCAAAAAGAACATACCATTCATGTTATCGCGTATAACGGTTTTTATATTTGGGGAGCTACAGCCAGCCTCCTCGTTCAACTTAGAGAGTTAATTCTAAGCAACGCTTCTTTTGCCGAGCTGGCTACTCTCCCACGTTAG
- the carA gene encoding glutamine-hydrolyzing carbamoyl-phosphate synthase small subunit: MSQHQPAILALADGTVFRGVSIGSAGVTVGEVVFNTALTGYQEILTDPSYTKQIVTLTYPHIGNVGVNSEDAEAGGVYASGLVIRDLPLLVSNWRSEMSLPDYLKQHNVVAIADIDTRKLTRILREKGAQNGVVMAGHIDEQKAVELAKAAPSMAGQDLAKVVTTKAAYEWTQGEWRLGEGFVESSDKPYHVVAFDYGVKRNILRMLAHRGCKVTVLPATATAEEALSYQPDGVFLSNGPGDPEPCDYAIKAIQTILTTGVPVFGICLGHQLLGLASGAKTVKMKFGHHGANHPVQDLDSKQVLITSQNHGFAVDQTTLPANLRPTHVSLFDGSLQGIERTDVPAFSFQGHPEASPGPHDVAYLFDKFITAMEKRKQ; encoded by the coding sequence GTGTCTCAACATCAGCCCGCCATTCTTGCATTAGCCGACGGGACGGTGTTTCGCGGCGTCTCAATTGGCAGCGCCGGCGTGACCGTAGGCGAGGTGGTTTTTAATACCGCCCTGACCGGATATCAAGAAATTCTGACTGACCCTTCATATACAAAACAAATTGTAACCCTTACCTATCCTCACATCGGTAATGTTGGTGTGAATAGCGAAGATGCTGAAGCTGGTGGTGTATATGCCTCCGGGTTGGTCATCAGAGATTTGCCGCTTTTGGTTTCAAACTGGCGTTCAGAAATGTCTCTGCCAGATTATTTAAAGCAACATAATGTTGTCGCAATTGCTGATATTGATACCCGTAAGCTAACCCGTATTTTGCGTGAAAAAGGTGCGCAAAACGGGGTGGTTATGGCTGGTCATATTGATGAGCAAAAAGCAGTTGAGCTTGCAAAAGCAGCTCCTTCAATGGCTGGTCAAGATCTTGCTAAAGTGGTTACGACTAAAGCAGCTTACGAATGGACTCAAGGTGAGTGGCGTTTAGGCGAGGGCTTTGTAGAATCTTCAGATAAGCCTTACCATGTAGTTGCTTTTGATTACGGTGTAAAACGTAATATTCTGCGCATGTTGGCTCATCGTGGTTGTAAAGTGACCGTATTGCCTGCGACAGCAACTGCTGAAGAAGCATTGTCCTACCAGCCTGATGGTGTGTTCTTAAGCAATGGGCCTGGAGATCCAGAACCATGCGATTATGCAATTAAAGCCATTCAAACCATATTGACAACAGGCGTACCTGTTTTCGGTATTTGCTTAGGACATCAATTGCTAGGCTTGGCCTCTGGTGCTAAAACAGTAAAAATGAAGTTTGGTCATCATGGTGCCAACCATCCTGTACAAGACTTAGATAGCAAACAAGTGCTTATCACTAGCCAAAACCATGGTTTTGCAGTTGATCAAACAACATTGCCAGCTAATTTACGTCCAACACACGTTTCATTGTTTGACGGGTCTCTGCAAGGGATTGAGCGTACAGATGTGCCTGCGTTCTCGTTTCAGGGCCATCCAGAAGCAAGTCCTGGCCCACATGATGTTGCTTATCTTTTTGATAAGTTCATTACTGCAATGGAAAAACGTAAGCAGTAA
- the leuE gene encoding leucine efflux protein LeuE, whose protein sequence is MFYGVTDITTYLLGVVFIILLPGPNSLYVLSVAARKGVRQGFSGAFGIFLGDTILITLTSLGAASVLKTFPALFMLLKYAGAAYLAWIGVTMLKSAIGVFLKRNKVNSSSFDTSSAQEERGLNAPFKRALVISLLNPKAILFLLSFFVQFVDKTYPYPVVTFLILGGAIQIGSVIYLSTVILAGAKLANYFKARYKLCASLNAGVGALFLGFGGKLASATIH, encoded by the coding sequence ATGTTTTATGGAGTAACTGATATAACTACATACCTTCTTGGGGTTGTGTTTATCATTCTGCTTCCTGGCCCAAACTCCTTGTATGTGCTTTCGGTTGCGGCAAGAAAAGGAGTACGTCAAGGCTTCTCTGGCGCGTTTGGCATTTTTCTTGGCGATACTATTCTTATAACGCTAACCTCTCTTGGTGCGGCTAGTGTACTAAAAACCTTTCCAGCACTTTTCATGCTGCTTAAGTATGCTGGAGCTGCCTACCTAGCTTGGATTGGTGTAACGATGTTGAAGTCGGCTATTGGCGTTTTTCTTAAAAGAAATAAGGTCAACTCTTCCTCATTTGACACCTCTTCTGCTCAAGAAGAACGAGGCTTAAATGCGCCATTTAAGAGGGCGCTAGTAATAAGTTTGTTAAATCCAAAAGCAATTTTATTTTTATTGTCATTTTTTGTTCAGTTTGTGGATAAGACATATCCCTATCCTGTCGTCACCTTTTTGATTTTGGGTGGTGCGATACAAATTGGGAGCGTCATTTATCTCTCAACGGTTATTCTCGCTGGAGCAAAATTGGCTAACTATTTTAAAGCAAGATACAAACTTTGCGCCTCTCTGAATGCAGGGGTAGGGGCTTTGTTTCTAGGCTTTGGCGGCAAATTAGCATCCGCAACAATACATTGA